Proteins from a genomic interval of Streptomyces sp. NBC_00820:
- a CDS encoding SPFH domain-containing protein, protein MEPVIIVLIILVVLVFIALIKTIQVIPQASAAIVERFGRYTRTLNAGLNIVVPFIDTIRNRIDLREQVVPFPPQPVITQDNLVVNIDTVIYYQVTDARAATYEVASYIQAIEQLTVTTLRNIIGGMDLERTLTSREEINAALRGVLDEATGKWGIRVNRVELKAIEPPTSIQDSMEKQMRADRDKRAAILTAEGTRQAAILTAEGEKQSQILRAEGEAKAAALRAEGEAQAVRTVFEAIHAGDPDQKLLSYQYLQMLPKIAEGNANKLWIVPSEIGDALKGLSGAMGNFGGLGGGGGGGSVPHQSGGASTERREKPSID, encoded by the coding sequence ATGGAACCGGTCATCATCGTCCTGATCATTCTGGTGGTGTTGGTCTTCATCGCCCTGATCAAGACCATCCAGGTCATCCCACAGGCCAGCGCCGCCATCGTCGAGCGCTTCGGCCGCTACACACGCACCCTGAACGCGGGCCTCAACATCGTGGTCCCGTTCATCGACACCATCCGCAACCGCATCGACCTGCGCGAGCAGGTCGTACCGTTCCCGCCCCAGCCGGTGATCACCCAGGACAACCTGGTCGTGAACATCGACACCGTCATCTACTACCAGGTGACCGACGCCCGGGCCGCCACCTACGAGGTCGCCAGCTACATCCAGGCGATCGAGCAGCTCACCGTCACCACACTGCGCAACATCATCGGCGGCATGGACCTGGAGCGGACCCTGACCTCCCGCGAGGAGATCAACGCGGCGCTGCGCGGCGTCCTCGACGAGGCCACCGGCAAGTGGGGCATCCGCGTCAACCGTGTCGAGCTGAAGGCCATCGAGCCGCCGACCTCCATCCAGGACTCGATGGAGAAGCAGATGCGCGCCGACCGGGACAAGCGCGCCGCGATCCTCACCGCCGAGGGCACACGCCAGGCGGCCATCCTCACCGCCGAGGGCGAGAAGCAGTCCCAGATCCTGCGCGCCGAGGGCGAGGCCAAGGCCGCCGCCCTGCGCGCCGAGGGCGAGGCGCAGGCGGTCCGTACGGTCTTCGAGGCGATCCACGCCGGCGACCCCGACCAGAAGCTCCTCTCCTACCAGTACCTCCAGATGCTCCCCAAGATCGCCGAGGGCAACGCCAACAAGCTCTGGATCGTCCCCAGCGAGATCGGCGACGCCCTCAAGGGCCTGTCCGGCGCGATGGGCAACTTCGGCGGCCTGGGCGGTGGCGGTGGCGGCGGTTCCGTCCCGCACCAGAGCGGTGGCGCGAGCACGGAACGCCGAGAGAAGCCGTCGATCGACTGA
- a CDS encoding response regulator transcription factor, whose translation MADAIKVLLVDDHQVVRRGLRTFLEVQDDIEVVGEAADGAEGVARAEELRPDVVLMDIKMPGMDGIDALRGLRELDNPARVLIVTSFTEQRTVVPALRAGAAGYVYKDVDPDALAGAIRSVHAGHILLQPEVAGALLSQEEATSGQGRGGSLTEREREVLGLIADGRSNREIARALVLSEKTVKTHVSNILMKLDLSDRTQAALWAVRHGVTG comes from the coding sequence GTGGCTGACGCGATCAAGGTGCTGCTCGTCGACGACCACCAGGTCGTCCGCCGGGGCCTGCGCACCTTCCTGGAGGTCCAGGACGACATCGAGGTCGTCGGCGAGGCCGCCGACGGTGCCGAAGGGGTCGCCCGCGCCGAGGAGTTGCGCCCCGACGTCGTCCTCATGGACATCAAGATGCCGGGCATGGACGGCATCGACGCCCTGCGCGGACTGCGCGAACTCGACAACCCCGCGCGCGTGCTGATCGTCACCAGCTTCACCGAACAGCGCACGGTCGTACCGGCCCTGCGCGCGGGCGCGGCCGGATACGTCTACAAGGACGTGGACCCCGACGCGCTCGCGGGCGCCATCCGCTCGGTCCACGCCGGCCACATCCTGCTCCAGCCCGAGGTGGCCGGTGCCCTGCTCTCCCAGGAGGAGGCCACCTCCGGTCAGGGCAGAGGCGGTTCGCTCACCGAGCGGGAGCGCGAGGTGCTCGGTCTGATAGCCGACGGCCGCTCCAACCGGGAGATCGCCCGCGCCCTGGTGCTGTCCGAGAAGACCGTCAAGACACACGTCTCGAACATCCTGATGAAGCTCGACCTCTCCGACCGCACCCAGGCCGCGCTGTGGGCCGTACGCCACGGGGTGACCGGCTGA
- a CDS encoding NfeD family protein, whose protein sequence is MNDIGAWVWWLVGAAALGIPLVVTAMPEFGMLAVGAVAAAIVAGLGFGAVPQVLAFVVVSVALIAVVRPIAARHARGLPRLATGVDALKGRQAVVLERVDSSGGRIKLAGEVWSARSLDTGRAYDVGQEVDVVEIEGATAIVI, encoded by the coding sequence GTGAACGACATCGGGGCATGGGTGTGGTGGCTCGTCGGTGCGGCGGCGCTCGGAATCCCGCTCGTGGTCACCGCGATGCCGGAGTTCGGCATGCTCGCGGTGGGAGCCGTCGCGGCCGCGATCGTCGCCGGCCTCGGCTTCGGCGCCGTCCCCCAGGTCCTCGCCTTCGTCGTCGTCTCGGTCGCCCTCATCGCCGTCGTCCGCCCCATCGCGGCCCGGCACGCACGCGGGCTCCCCCGACTGGCCACCGGCGTGGACGCGTTGAAGGGCAGGCAGGCCGTCGTCCTGGAGCGCGTCGACTCCTCCGGCGGCCGCATCAAGCTCGCCGGGGAGGTCTGGTCGGCCCGCTCCCTCGACACCGGCCGCGCCTACGACGTCGGCCAGGAGGTGGACGTCGTGGAGATCGAAGGGGCCACCGCGATCGTCATCTGA
- a CDS encoding sporulation protein, protein MAFKKLLASLGAGGASVETVLTEVNVVPGGVVQGEVRIQGGSVNQNIEGLSVGLQAKVEVESGDQEYKQDIEFTKVRLGGAFELQAGAVHAVPFGLDIPWETPVTVIDGQTLRGMHIGVTTELQIARAVDSGDLDPINVHPLPAQKAILDAFIQLGFRFKHADMERGHIRGTRQRLPFYQEIEFHPPAQYRGLNQVELSFVADEHAMDVILEMDKKPGLFSEGSDTFRSFQVGLHDFHTTDWAAYLNQWLSEVGSRRNWF, encoded by the coding sequence ATGGCGTTCAAGAAGCTGCTCGCGAGCCTCGGAGCCGGTGGGGCCTCGGTCGAAACGGTGCTGACCGAGGTCAACGTCGTACCGGGTGGGGTCGTCCAGGGTGAGGTGCGGATCCAGGGCGGGTCCGTGAACCAGAACATCGAGGGTCTGTCGGTGGGCCTGCAGGCCAAGGTCGAGGTGGAGAGCGGCGACCAGGAGTACAAGCAGGACATCGAGTTCACGAAGGTGCGGCTCGGCGGCGCCTTCGAGCTGCAGGCGGGGGCCGTGCACGCGGTGCCGTTCGGCCTGGACATCCCCTGGGAGACGCCGGTCACGGTGATCGACGGGCAGACGCTGCGCGGGATGCACATCGGCGTCACCACCGAGCTGCAGATCGCCCGTGCGGTGGACTCCGGCGACCTCGACCCGATCAACGTGCACCCGCTGCCGGCGCAGAAGGCGATCCTCGACGCCTTCATCCAGCTGGGCTTCCGCTTCAAGCACGCGGACATGGAGCGCGGCCACATCCGGGGCACCCGGCAGCGGCTGCCGTTCTACCAGGAGATCGAGTTCCACCCGCCGGCGCAGTACCGGGGACTGAACCAGGTCGAGCTGAGCTTCGTGGCGGACGAGCACGCGATGGACGTCATCCTGGAGATGGACAAGAAGCCGGGTCTGTTCAGCGAGGGCTCGGACACCTTCCGGTCCTTCCAGGTGGGGCTGCACGACTTCCACACCACCGACTGGGCGGCGTACCTCAACCAGTGGCTGTCCGAGGTCGGCAGCCGGCGCAACTGGTTCTAG
- a CDS encoding chaplin, whose product MKNLKKAAAVTMVAGGLVAAGAGMASATTHGSHADGQAKGSPGVVSGNVIQVPVHVPVNAVGNSVSVIGILNPAFGNLGLNR is encoded by the coding sequence GTGAAGAACCTGAAGAAGGCAGCAGCCGTGACGATGGTGGCCGGAGGCCTGGTGGCCGCCGGCGCGGGGATGGCCTCCGCCACCACCCACGGCTCGCACGCCGACGGTCAGGCCAAGGGCTCCCCGGGTGTCGTCTCGGGCAACGTCATCCAGGTCCCGGTGCACGTCCCGGTGAACGCCGTCGGCAACAGCGTGAGCGTCATCGGCATCCTGAACCCGGCCTTCGGCAACCTCGGCCTCAACCGCTGA
- a CDS encoding GAF domain-containing sensor histidine kinase → MSQGPRSGLAAVSAALLAMSRHLEVRDVLKTIVASARELLDAQYAALGVPDDHGGFAQFVVDGVSDAQWKAIGPLPRQHGILAAMLHEARPERLADVRKDPRFEGWPAAHPDLVDFLGLPIRDGDEVIGALFLANKNCPKPEGGCGFTAEDEELLDTLAQHAAIALTNARLYERSRELTIAEERSRLAHELHDAVSQKLFSLRLTAQAAAALVDRDPARAKGELHQVAALAAEAADELRAAVVELRPAALDEDGLVATLRTQIQVLDRAHTARVTFAATGFRALPAAQEEALLRVAQEALHNALRHSGAEHVEVTVGRRGGGVVLRVTDDGGGFDPTTVRRAGRHLGLVSMRDRASGVGGTLTVESAPGKGATIEMEVPGG, encoded by the coding sequence ATGAGTCAAGGTCCCCGGTCCGGCCTCGCCGCGGTGAGCGCCGCGTTGCTGGCCATGAGCAGGCACCTGGAGGTGCGCGACGTCCTCAAGACGATCGTCGCCTCCGCCCGTGAACTGCTCGACGCCCAGTACGCCGCCCTCGGCGTCCCCGACGACCACGGCGGCTTCGCCCAGTTCGTCGTCGACGGCGTCAGCGACGCCCAGTGGAAGGCCATCGGCCCGCTGCCCCGCCAGCACGGCATCCTCGCCGCGATGCTGCACGAGGCCCGGCCCGAGCGTCTCGCCGACGTGCGCAAGGACCCGCGCTTCGAAGGCTGGCCCGCCGCCCACCCGGACCTCGTCGACTTCCTCGGCCTGCCGATCCGCGACGGCGACGAAGTCATCGGCGCGCTCTTCCTCGCCAACAAGAACTGCCCGAAACCCGAGGGGGGCTGCGGCTTCACCGCGGAGGACGAGGAACTGCTCGACACCCTGGCCCAGCACGCCGCCATCGCCCTCACCAACGCCCGCCTGTACGAGCGCAGCCGCGAACTGACCATCGCCGAGGAGCGCTCCCGCCTCGCCCATGAACTGCACGACGCGGTCAGCCAGAAACTCTTCTCCCTGCGCCTGACCGCCCAGGCCGCCGCCGCCCTCGTCGACCGCGACCCCGCCCGCGCCAAGGGCGAACTGCACCAGGTGGCCGCGCTCGCCGCCGAGGCCGCCGACGAACTGCGCGCCGCCGTGGTCGAGCTGCGCCCCGCGGCCCTGGACGAGGACGGCCTCGTCGCCACCCTGCGCACCCAGATACAGGTGCTCGACCGCGCCCACACCGCCCGGGTGACGTTCGCCGCCACCGGCTTCCGCGCCCTGCCCGCGGCCCAGGAGGAGGCGCTGCTCCGCGTCGCCCAGGAGGCCCTGCACAACGCCCTGCGCCACTCCGGCGCCGAGCACGTCGAGGTCACCGTCGGCCGGCGCGGAGGCGGGGTCGTCCTGCGCGTCACCGACGACGGCGGCGGCTTCGACCCCACGACGGTCCGCCGCGCCGGACGCCACCTCGGCCTCGTCTCCATGCGGGACCGGGCGAGCGGCGTGGGCGGCACGCTGACCGTGGAATCGGCGCCCGGCAAGGGCGCCACGATCGAGATGGAGGTCCCCGGTGGCTGA
- a CDS encoding ABC transporter ATP-binding protein/permease, whose protein sequence is MPELVLESNGRTWTLDPSRPYALGRDPQGDIVFEDARVSWRHATVGFNGRSWVIEDHGSTNGTFVQGRRIQQTEIGPGSAVHLGNATDGPRLNLSGAAAPAAQPEQQAAPYAAQGAGAGWAQQAPQQQDPYQAAAHQQAPQNDWQQPAPFPQQQGGPSEQYVQKVPGGGAGAPPVYTDRSPTTFHQFALGRVMRIGRALDNELVVSDLQVSRHHAEFQSTPDGRFEIRDLGSHNGTFVNGQPIAKGGTTLLGPNDIVGVGHSTFRIVDDRLEEFVDTGEVSFSARHLTVTVEGGKQILKDVSFGVPEKSVIAVIGPSGSGKSTLLKALTGYRPANEGEVLYDNRNLYKQFAELRQRIGLVPQDDILHKELTVKKALKYAAKLRFPADTTPKERDARIHEVLRELKLDIHKDKKVTSLSGGQRKRVSVALELLTKPSLIFLDEPTSGLDPGMDRDVMQLLRGLADDGRTVLVVTHSVAELALCDKLLVMAPGGAVAYFGPPEEALNFFGYDSWADVFSAFENYRDYDWAGRWKGSQHYQMYAADIDAVAPQSVHMPPPQAVKPHKPQSWGSQLMTLIRRYVSVIGSDRGFLALTVILPAVLGAVSLLIDHNRGLLVNPVNAKTGFPVPNGTATTVLLILAVGACFAGAANSVRELIKERVIYERERATGLSRSAYLMSKVVVLGAITVLQGLMVGLIGFSSRELPDRGLVLGGSTLLELCLPIMALGFTSMMFGLVISSLVKTAEKTMPLLVMFAIIQVVFTGCLFTLHGTIGVNEFSYLMPSRWAVGAAGTTLDFNNIAPNTDDPGSTDPLWDHQASAWGLDMAALIVLGVICGFFVSRFLRRHEPEVMRK, encoded by the coding sequence GTGCCTGAACTCGTACTGGAATCAAACGGACGGACCTGGACGCTCGACCCGTCCAGGCCCTATGCCCTCGGACGCGATCCGCAGGGTGACATCGTCTTCGAAGACGCCAGGGTCTCCTGGCGTCACGCCACGGTCGGCTTCAACGGCCGCAGTTGGGTCATCGAGGACCACGGCAGCACCAACGGCACGTTCGTGCAGGGCCGGCGGATCCAGCAGACGGAGATCGGCCCCGGTTCGGCGGTGCACCTCGGCAACGCGACCGACGGGCCGCGTCTGAACCTCTCCGGTGCCGCCGCCCCGGCCGCGCAGCCCGAGCAGCAGGCGGCACCGTACGCCGCGCAGGGCGCGGGGGCCGGCTGGGCGCAGCAGGCGCCGCAGCAGCAGGACCCGTACCAGGCCGCCGCGCACCAGCAGGCACCGCAGAACGACTGGCAGCAGCCCGCGCCGTTCCCGCAGCAGCAGGGCGGCCCGAGCGAGCAGTACGTCCAGAAGGTCCCCGGTGGTGGCGCGGGGGCGCCGCCGGTCTACACCGACCGCAGCCCCACGACGTTCCACCAGTTCGCCCTCGGCCGCGTGATGCGCATCGGCCGTGCCCTGGACAACGAGCTGGTCGTCTCCGACCTGCAGGTCTCCCGGCACCACGCCGAGTTCCAGTCGACTCCCGACGGCCGCTTCGAGATCCGCGACCTGGGTTCGCACAACGGCACGTTCGTCAACGGCCAGCCGATCGCCAAGGGCGGCACGACGCTGCTCGGCCCGAACGACATCGTCGGCGTCGGCCACTCCACGTTCCGCATCGTCGACGACCGCCTGGAAGAGTTCGTCGACACCGGTGAGGTCTCCTTCTCCGCGCGCCACCTGACCGTCACGGTCGAGGGCGGCAAGCAGATCCTGAAGGACGTCTCCTTCGGCGTCCCGGAGAAGTCGGTGATCGCGGTCATCGGCCCCTCCGGTTCCGGCAAGTCGACGCTGCTCAAGGCGCTCACCGGCTACCGGCCCGCCAACGAGGGCGAGGTGCTGTACGACAACCGGAACCTGTACAAGCAGTTCGCCGAGCTGCGTCAGCGCATCGGTCTGGTCCCGCAGGACGACATCCTGCACAAGGAGCTGACCGTCAAGAAGGCCCTGAAGTACGCGGCCAAGCTGCGCTTCCCGGCCGACACCACGCCGAAGGAGCGCGACGCCCGCATCCACGAGGTGCTGCGCGAGCTCAAGCTGGACATCCACAAGGACAAGAAGGTCACCTCCCTGTCCGGTGGCCAGCGCAAGCGTGTCTCGGTGGCCCTGGAGCTGCTCACCAAGCCGTCGCTGATCTTCCTGGACGAGCCGACCTCGGGCCTGGACCCGGGCATGGACCGCGATGTCATGCAGCTGCTGCGCGGCCTGGCCGACGACGGCCGCACGGTCCTGGTGGTCACCCACTCGGTGGCCGAGCTGGCCCTGTGCGACAAGCTGCTGGTGATGGCCCCGGGCGGCGCGGTCGCCTACTTCGGGCCCCCGGAGGAGGCCCTGAACTTCTTCGGCTACGACAGCTGGGCCGACGTCTTCTCCGCCTTCGAGAACTACCGCGACTACGACTGGGCCGGCCGCTGGAAGGGCTCGCAGCACTACCAGATGTACGCCGCGGACATCGACGCGGTCGCCCCGCAGTCCGTACACATGCCCCCGCCGCAGGCCGTCAAGCCGCACAAGCCGCAGAGCTGGGGCTCACAGCTGATGACCCTGATACGGCGGTACGTGTCGGTCATCGGCTCCGACCGGGGCTTCCTGGCGCTGACGGTGATCCTGCCGGCGGTGCTCGGCGCGGTCAGCCTGCTGATCGACCACAACAGAGGCCTGCTGGTGAACCCGGTCAACGCCAAGACCGGATTCCCCGTGCCGAACGGCACGGCGACCACCGTCCTGCTGATCCTCGCGGTCGGCGCGTGCTTCGCGGGCGCCGCGAACTCGGTCCGTGAGCTGATCAAGGAACGGGTCATCTACGAGCGGGAGCGCGCGACGGGTCTGTCCCGGTCGGCGTACCTGATGTCGAAGGTGGTCGTGCTCGGTGCCATCACCGTGCTCCAGGGCCTGATGGTCGGCCTGATCGGCTTCTCCAGCCGGGAGCTCCCCGACCGGGGCCTCGTCCTCGGCGGCTCGACCCTGTTGGAGCTGTGCCTGCCGATCATGGCGCTCGGCTTCACCTCGATGATGTTCGGCCTGGTGATCTCCTCGCTGGTGAAGACCGCCGAGAAGACCATGCCGCTGCTGGTGATGTTCGCGATCATCCAGGTCGTCTTCACCGGCTGCCTCTTCACCCTGCACGGCACGATCGGCGTCAACGAGTTCTCGTACCTGATGCCGTCGCGCTGGGCGGTGGGGGCCGCGGGCACCACGCTGGACTTCAACAACATCGCCCCGAACACCGACGACCCCGGCAGCACGGACCCGCTCTGGGACCACCAGGCCTCCGCCTGGGGTCTGGACATGGCCGCGCTGATCGTCCTCGGTGTGATCTGCGGCTTCTTCGTCTCCCGCTTCCTGCGCCGGCACGAGCCGGAGGTCATGCGGAAGTAG
- a CDS encoding DNA-3-methyladenine glycosylase, producing MNVDLLARPAEEVAPGLLGAVLTHETPEGTVSITITETEAYSGTADPASHAYRGRTPRNAVMFGPAGHLYVYRSHGLHWCANIVTGVDGIASAVLIRAGRVIEGEDLAHKRRGAKVEGPRLARGPGNFCQALGITAEHNGTDLLTGAPVTLSEGEPVPAALVRVGPRVGVSRAHDWQHRFYVADDPTVSAYRLSPRAKPSAGA from the coding sequence ATGAACGTCGACCTCCTCGCTCGCCCCGCCGAAGAAGTCGCCCCCGGGCTGCTCGGTGCCGTCCTCACTCACGAGACCCCCGAGGGAACCGTGAGCATCACCATCACGGAGACCGAGGCGTACTCCGGCACCGCCGACCCGGCCTCACATGCCTACCGGGGCAGGACACCCCGCAACGCCGTCATGTTCGGGCCCGCAGGACACCTGTACGTCTACCGGTCTCACGGTCTCCACTGGTGCGCCAACATCGTCACCGGGGTGGACGGCATCGCTTCAGCCGTCCTCATCCGGGCAGGCAGGGTCATCGAAGGGGAGGACCTGGCACACAAGCGGCGAGGGGCGAAGGTCGAGGGCCCACGCCTTGCGCGCGGCCCGGGGAACTTCTGCCAGGCGCTCGGCATCACGGCGGAGCACAACGGCACGGACCTGCTGACAGGCGCCCCGGTCACGCTGTCCGAGGGCGAGCCGGTACCCGCCGCGCTCGTCCGGGTCGGTCCTCGGGTGGGCGTGAGCAGAGCCCACGACTGGCAGCACCGCTTCTACGTCGCCGATGATCCGACGGTCTCGGCGTACCGACTGAGCCCGAGAGCCAAGCCGTCCGCCGGAGCCTGA
- a CDS encoding transglycosylase SLT domain-containing protein: MPENILNRLHRRGRAMNKQQRTALAGVSVLGAAAIALSAVPAHTGTVDTGATAAAAAPVQYDGSAVKTIKGTLTDQLATDTVKLDTIEAHKQADAKKTTEVRAEQATSRSAQRLPMQTVAAKTYANSLDGWIRHSLDIMHSKGIPGSYSGLHRNIIRESSGNPMAINNWDINAINGIPSKGLLQVIQPTFNTYHVTGTSWNIYDPVANITAAANYAAHRYGSIDNVNSAY, from the coding sequence ATGCCCGAGAACATCCTCAACCGTCTCCATCGTCGTGGTCGAGCCATGAACAAGCAGCAGAGGACCGCCCTCGCCGGTGTCAGCGTGCTCGGTGCCGCTGCCATCGCGCTGTCCGCGGTTCCCGCGCACACCGGGACCGTCGACACCGGTGCCACGGCCGCCGCCGCTGCCCCGGTGCAGTACGACGGCTCCGCGGTCAAGACCATCAAGGGCACGCTCACCGACCAGCTCGCGACCGACACCGTCAAGCTGGACACCATCGAGGCGCACAAGCAGGCCGACGCCAAGAAGACCACCGAGGTGCGCGCCGAGCAGGCCACGAGCCGCTCCGCGCAGCGTCTGCCGATGCAGACCGTGGCCGCGAAGACCTACGCGAACTCCCTCGACGGCTGGATCCGCCACTCCCTGGACATCATGCACTCCAAGGGCATCCCGGGCAGCTACTCGGGCCTGCACCGCAACATCATCCGGGAGTCCTCCGGCAACCCGATGGCCATCAACAACTGGGACATCAACGCGATCAACGGCATCCCGTCGAAGGGTCTGCTCCAGGTCATCCAGCCGACCTTCAACACGTACCACGTGACCGGCACCTCGTGGAACATCTACGACCCGGTCGCCAACATCACCGCCGCCGCCAACTACGCGGCTCACCGGTACGGCTCCATCGACAACGTCAACAGCGCGTACTGA
- a CDS encoding ABC transporter ATP-binding protein, with product MSDVLELQDVSVVREGRALVDQVSWSVKEGERWAILGPNGAGKTTLLNVASSYLFPSKGTASILGDTLGKVDVFELRPRIGVAGIAMAEKLPKSQTVLETVLTAAYGMTAHWQEEYDEVDELRARAFLDRLGMSDYLDRKFGTLSEGERKRTLIARALMTDPELLLLDEPAAGLDLGGREDLVRRLGRLARDPIAPSMIMVTHHVEEIAPGFTHVLMIRQGKVLAAGPIELELTSRNLSLCFGLPLVVEQVGDRWTAHGLPLS from the coding sequence ATGAGCGATGTTCTGGAGCTTCAGGACGTATCCGTGGTCCGTGAGGGCCGGGCTCTCGTGGACCAGGTCTCCTGGTCGGTGAAGGAGGGCGAGCGCTGGGCCATCCTCGGCCCCAACGGCGCCGGCAAGACCACCCTCCTGAACGTCGCCTCCAGCTACCTCTTCCCCAGCAAGGGCACCGCCAGCATCCTCGGCGACACCCTCGGCAAGGTCGACGTCTTCGAGCTGCGCCCGCGCATCGGCGTGGCCGGCATCGCCATGGCCGAGAAGCTCCCCAAGAGCCAGACCGTCCTGGAGACCGTCCTGACCGCCGCCTACGGCATGACGGCCCACTGGCAGGAGGAGTACGACGAGGTCGACGAGCTGCGCGCCCGCGCCTTCCTCGACCGCCTCGGCATGAGCGACTACCTGGACCGCAAGTTCGGCACCCTCTCCGAGGGCGAACGCAAGCGCACCCTCATCGCCCGCGCCCTGATGACCGACCCCGAGCTGCTCCTGCTCGACGAGCCCGCCGCCGGTCTCGACCTCGGCGGCCGCGAGGACCTGGTCCGCCGCCTCGGCCGCCTCGCCCGCGACCCCATCGCCCCCTCGATGATCATGGTCACCCACCATGTCGAGGAGATCGCCCCCGGCTTCACCCACGTCCTCATGATCCGCCAGGGCAAGGTCCTCGCCGCCGGACCGATCGAGCTGGAACTCACCTCCCGCAACCTCTCCCTCTGCTTCGGCCTCCCCCTCGTCGTCGAGCAGGTCGGCGACCGCTGGACCGCCCACGGTCTGCCCCTGTCCTGA
- a CDS encoding YbhB/YbcL family Raf kinase inhibitor-like protein: MTELKRRPLPHDFHPPVPSFTVTSEDVEEGGILRDAQVYAEGNMSPQLSWAGFPPETKSFAVTCYDPDAPTGSGFWHWVLFDIPASVTELPAGAGSGTFVGLPEGAVQVRNDYGTKDFGGAAPPPGDGPHRYVFTVYAVDEEKLGPDSDVSPAVVGFNLRFHTIARGQLVGEYENPGKG, encoded by the coding sequence GTGACCGAGCTCAAGCGGCGGCCGCTCCCCCATGACTTCCATCCGCCCGTGCCGTCGTTCACGGTGACGAGTGAGGACGTCGAGGAGGGCGGGATTCTGCGGGACGCCCAGGTCTACGCGGAGGGGAACATGTCTCCGCAGCTGAGCTGGGCGGGCTTCCCGCCGGAGACCAAGAGCTTCGCCGTGACCTGCTACGACCCCGACGCACCGACCGGCAGCGGGTTCTGGCACTGGGTCCTGTTCGACATCCCGGCCTCCGTGACGGAGCTGCCGGCGGGTGCGGGCAGCGGCACTTTCGTGGGGCTGCCCGAGGGTGCCGTACAGGTGCGCAACGACTACGGGACGAAGGACTTCGGCGGTGCGGCTCCGCCGCCCGGTGACGGTCCGCACCGATACGTCTTCACCGTGTACGCGGTGGACGAGGAGAAGCTCGGTCCGGACTCGGACGTGTCTCCCGCCGTCGTCGGTTTCAATCTGCGGTTCCACACGATCGCGCGTGGACAGCTCGTCGGGGAGTACGAGAACCCCGGAAAGGGCTGA
- a CDS encoding HNH endonuclease → MRDTLVLNASFEPLSTVTLNRAVVLVLQDKAVVEQAHPELRMRGADLDIPAPRVIRLCRYVRVPFRRQAPWSRRGVLVRDRHRCAYCGRRATTVDHVVPRAQGGQDTWLNTVAACAEDNHRKAARTPEEAGMTLLRPPFEPTPQDAMLLALGPDDFDALPQWLAQPAA, encoded by the coding sequence ATGCGTGACACGTTGGTCCTCAACGCGAGCTTCGAGCCGCTGTCGACGGTGACTCTGAACCGAGCGGTCGTCCTGGTGCTGCAGGACAAGGCGGTGGTCGAGCAGGCCCATCCCGAGCTGCGCATGCGCGGTGCGGATCTGGACATACCCGCACCCCGGGTGATCAGGCTGTGCCGGTACGTACGAGTGCCGTTCCGAAGACAAGCGCCCTGGTCGAGGCGGGGGGTGCTGGTCAGGGACCGGCACCGGTGCGCGTACTGCGGGCGGCGGGCGACGACCGTGGACCACGTGGTGCCGCGGGCGCAGGGTGGGCAGGACACGTGGCTGAACACGGTCGCCGCGTGCGCGGAGGACAACCACCGCAAGGCCGCCAGGACACCGGAGGAGGCGGGGATGACGCTGCTGCGCCCGCCGTTCGAACCGACGCCCCAGGACGCGATGCTGCTGGCGCTGGGGCCGGACGACTTCGACGCGCTGCCGCAGTGGCTGGCTCAGCCCGCCGCCTAG